A portion of the Syntrophorhabdaceae bacterium genome contains these proteins:
- a CDS encoding ammonia-forming cytochrome c nitrite reductase subunit c552, translated as MNRGSIAAIVIAAVLILVGVATVRSFFLKPSDTSEVRAIPEGEYDPAVWGRHYPLQFGSFQRNLEMSASPTDFGGSVKFQHSLRQPEILMNFKGMAFGKDYTEDRGHPYALTDLKESKRITLQSPGACMTCKSAHIIDIYKNSGQAYAKKPLGELFAKMKHAITCANCHNPATMELRVVNPAFIEAMQRKGIDVTKAPREEMRSYVCGQCHSEYYFEPETSRVIFPWGKGLHPEQVYAFYSGKPGGFEGDWVHPDSQTTMLKAQHPEFEIFSGGTHARAGISCADCHMPYMREKGRKYSSHWVTSPMQHADASCQRCHPQETKWLLDRVKATQKSVWELQHTAGTAISKTHEALARAIASKEVNKGDLDKAKEDLRKAQWYWDFVAAENSMGFHNPALCLNILGQSIDLAHKARESAVRATGTAP; from the coding sequence TTGAATAGGGGATCGATTGCAGCTATTGTGATCGCCGCCGTCCTCATCCTTGTGGGAGTGGCAACGGTACGTTCCTTCTTTCTGAAACCCTCGGACACGTCAGAGGTAAGAGCCATCCCCGAAGGGGAATACGATCCTGCCGTCTGGGGCCGTCATTACCCCCTCCAGTTTGGGAGTTTTCAGAGGAACCTGGAGATGTCCGCATCTCCCACTGATTTCGGCGGTTCCGTGAAATTCCAGCACTCCCTCAGGCAGCCCGAGATACTCATGAACTTCAAAGGCATGGCCTTCGGCAAGGATTACACGGAAGACCGCGGACATCCCTATGCCCTCACCGACCTCAAGGAGTCCAAACGGATCACCCTCCAGAGTCCGGGAGCCTGCATGACCTGCAAATCGGCCCATATCATCGATATCTATAAGAACTCGGGACAGGCCTACGCGAAGAAACCCCTGGGAGAGTTGTTCGCGAAGATGAAACACGCCATCACCTGTGCGAATTGCCATAATCCAGCCACCATGGAACTGCGCGTTGTCAATCCGGCTTTTATCGAGGCCATGCAGAGAAAGGGCATCGACGTCACGAAGGCACCCAGAGAAGAGATGCGCAGCTACGTCTGCGGCCAGTGCCACAGCGAATATTATTTCGAACCCGAAACATCTCGCGTGATCTTCCCCTGGGGCAAAGGGCTTCATCCAGAGCAGGTCTATGCGTTCTACAGCGGAAAGCCGGGCGGCTTTGAAGGCGACTGGGTCCATCCCGATTCACAGACGACGATGCTGAAGGCCCAGCATCCCGAGTTCGAGATATTCTCCGGCGGCACTCATGCCAGGGCCGGCATATCCTGCGCTGATTGCCACATGCCCTACATGCGGGAGAAAGGAAGAAAATACAGCTCCCATTGGGTGACAAGTCCTATGCAACACGCCGATGCGTCCTGCCAGCGATGCCATCCCCAGGAGACAAAATGGCTTCTTGACCGGGTGAAGGCAACACAGAAGAGCGTATGGGAACTGCAGCACACGGCGGGCACGGCGATCTCAAAGACCCACGAGGCCCTCGCAAGGGCCATTGCCTCCAAAGAAGTGAACAAGGGGGACCTGGACAAGGCAAAAGAAGATCTGAGAAAAGCTCAGTGGTACTGGGATTTTGTCGCCGCCGAAAACAGCATGGGTTTTCACAACCCCGCCCTCTGCCTCAACATCCTCGGTCAATCCATCGACCTTGCCCACAAGGCCAGGGAATCTGCCGTCCGAGCAACCGGGACTGCCCCATGA
- a CDS encoding LytS/YhcK type 5TM receptor domain-containing protein, protein MNDSSFLGLVQNAALLLAVAFIFDAAATKWHAGQTLFKQVIVGLALGAIGIIIMLTPWTFKPGIVFDTRSVLIGISGLFFGSFPAVITMAMTAAFRFYLGGTGIWTGVAVILVSGLTGIAWRYFRRRSLAEISWGELYLFGMVIHLAMLATMFTLPMDTALRVLSNISLPVLVIYPLGTALLGTLMANRLRREQAEDERNKLLSWQQGVNLLQQSLLAPAALEEKLRAVTDSIVSLFGADFSRIWLIQPGDLCEKGCVHADVHEGPHICRYRDRCLHLLASSGRYTHTDGKIHRRVPFGCYKIGRVASDDDHKFLTNDVQNDPRVHDREWARELGLVSFVGYQLRVPGGRTLGVLSLFAKHPISSPEDAILDGLSSTVALVIQRDIVERSLLNSEEKHRLLFDSAGDAIFIHDTRARILAVNPLACEQLGYTYEELMSMTVDQVDSPGEASHAPDRIARLMDQGHLTFETVHQRKDGSLIQIDVSAQRITWDGQPAMMSICRDITSRKLAEEELKRTMEKLRKSLVGTIHAMSLTVEARDPYTSGHQIRVSNLARVIAQEMGLPNDTVDTIRMAGIIHDIGKISIPAEILSKPGKLTDIEFSLIKAHPQSGYDIIKNTELPHPIAEIVLQHHERMDGSGYPRGLKGGQILLESRIISVTDVVEAMASHRPYRPGLGIDAGLEEIEKSKGILYDADAVDACLRLFREKGFSFKATRL, encoded by the coding sequence ATGAATGATTCATCCTTCCTCGGACTGGTTCAAAATGCCGCGCTGTTGCTGGCAGTGGCTTTCATCTTTGATGCGGCCGCGACCAAGTGGCACGCAGGCCAAACGTTGTTTAAGCAGGTGATTGTCGGTCTCGCTCTCGGTGCCATAGGCATCATCATCATGCTAACACCCTGGACATTCAAGCCTGGAATCGTGTTTGATACACGTTCGGTGCTGATCGGTATATCCGGACTTTTCTTCGGGTCATTTCCCGCCGTGATAACGATGGCGATGACAGCAGCTTTTCGTTTCTATCTTGGAGGGACAGGTATATGGACGGGTGTTGCCGTGATCCTTGTGTCAGGATTGACTGGAATCGCCTGGCGGTACTTTCGCCGCCGGTCCCTGGCCGAGATTTCCTGGGGCGAACTCTACCTTTTTGGCATGGTGATTCATTTGGCTATGTTGGCCACAATGTTCACGCTGCCCATGGATACAGCTCTGCGGGTGCTTTCAAACATCAGCCTGCCGGTCCTGGTGATCTATCCACTGGGAACCGCTTTGCTGGGAACATTGATGGCCAACCGGCTGCGCCGCGAACAGGCGGAGGATGAACGCAATAAATTGCTATCGTGGCAGCAGGGTGTCAACCTTCTCCAACAATCGCTTCTTGCGCCGGCTGCGCTTGAAGAAAAGCTCAGGGCTGTAACTGACAGCATTGTCAGTCTCTTCGGCGCCGATTTCAGTAGAATCTGGCTGATTCAGCCAGGTGATCTGTGCGAAAAGGGCTGCGTCCATGCGGACGTGCATGAGGGGCCGCATATCTGTCGTTATCGTGACCGGTGTCTGCATTTGCTGGCGAGTTCGGGCCGTTACACACATACAGACGGCAAGATTCACCGCCGCGTTCCCTTCGGTTGCTACAAGATCGGACGCGTCGCATCGGACGATGATCATAAGTTCCTCACAAACGACGTGCAGAATGATCCTCGGGTTCACGACCGCGAATGGGCACGGGAACTCGGACTCGTGTCCTTCGTGGGATACCAGCTGCGTGTTCCCGGCGGAAGGACGCTCGGGGTTCTGTCCCTCTTCGCTAAACACCCGATATCTTCCCCGGAAGACGCAATACTGGATGGGCTCAGCAGCACCGTCGCCCTGGTTATCCAGAGAGACATCGTTGAGAGGTCGCTTCTGAATAGCGAGGAAAAGCACCGACTCTTGTTTGACAGTGCCGGTGACGCGATCTTCATACACGACACACGAGCACGGATACTGGCAGTCAACCCGCTGGCCTGTGAACAGCTTGGCTACACCTATGAGGAGCTGATGTCCATGACGGTCGATCAGGTGGACTCACCGGGGGAAGCTTCGCACGCGCCGGACCGGATAGCCCGGTTGATGGATCAGGGTCACCTCACGTTTGAAACCGTGCATCAGCGCAAAGACGGTTCGCTCATTCAGATCGATGTGAGCGCGCAACGGATCACCTGGGATGGCCAGCCGGCGATGATGAGCATTTGTCGCGACATCACCTCCCGCAAACTCGCCGAAGAAGAGCTGAAACGGACCATGGAGAAGTTAAGAAAGAGCCTGGTGGGGACCATTCACGCAATGTCCTTAACGGTCGAGGCACGGGACCCCTATACTTCGGGCCACCAGATAAGGGTATCAAACCTTGCGCGAGTGATCGCCCAGGAGATGGGACTTCCGAATGATACCGTCGATACCATCCGTATGGCAGGCATCATCCATGACATAGGCAAGATATCGATACCCGCCGAGATCTTAAGCAAACCCGGTAAATTAACAGACATAGAATTCAGCCTCATCAAGGCCCATCCCCAATCGGGATACGACATAATCAAAAATACGGAATTACCGCATCCCATAGCCGAGATCGTTCTTCAGCACCATGAAAGGATGGACGGTTCAGGCTACCCCCGGGGATTAAAGGGTGGGCAGATCCTTCTCGAATCCCGGATCATCAGCGTGACCGATGTTGTTGAGGCCATGGCATCCCACCGTCCCTACAGGCCCGGCCTTGGTATCGATGCAGGTCTCGAAGAGATAGAGAAGAGCAAGGGCATCCTCTATGATGCCGATGCGGTTGACGCATGCCTTAGACTGTTCAGAGAGAAGGGGTTTAGTTTTAAAGCAACAAGGTTATAA
- a CDS encoding acyltransferase has translation MGSAERLERAAKIVAGGLDEKGAGEILGLMGVTGFPLETLSELRLYSEFLPAVDDYGYTQSQRFLHFLWDALDKSPVCLNAGFSIPLRRIIAKALFRKCGKNFIAEENVRFNYGQGIEVGDDVFFNRGVYLDSKGGITIGNSSGLAENVHIFTHSHSESDHRQRSYKKVAIGNYVVVYTASIILPGVLIGDEAIVGAGSTVTRDVGTSMMVGGRPAQPLRKRRSEDRHGRDLCHLWLKDGVFQDE, from the coding sequence ATGGGTAGTGCGGAAAGGCTCGAAAGGGCAGCGAAAATAGTCGCCGGAGGGCTTGATGAAAAAGGCGCCGGGGAGATTCTCGGGCTCATGGGGGTCACCGGTTTTCCCCTTGAGACCCTAAGCGAATTGAGGCTTTACAGCGAATTTCTTCCTGCGGTCGATGATTACGGTTATACGCAAAGTCAGCGTTTCCTCCATTTTCTCTGGGATGCCCTCGATAAAAGCCCCGTTTGTCTCAATGCCGGGTTTTCAATTCCCTTGAGACGCATTATCGCAAAGGCCCTCTTCAGGAAATGCGGGAAGAATTTCATCGCTGAGGAAAATGTGCGTTTTAATTACGGCCAGGGCATCGAGGTGGGTGACGACGTGTTTTTCAATCGCGGCGTTTATCTCGATTCGAAGGGCGGCATCACCATCGGGAACAGTTCGGGGCTTGCCGAGAACGTACACATCTTTACCCATTCCCACAGCGAGTCGGACCACAGACAACGCTCCTACAAAAAGGTTGCCATAGGCAATTATGTGGTCGTATATACTGCATCCATCATCCTTCCCGGGGTTCTCATAGGAGATGAGGCCATAGTGGGGGCCGGGTCCACAGTCACCCGGGACGTGGGGACCTCCATGATGGTGGGAGGGAGGCCGGCGCAACCCCTGCGAAAACGCCGGAGCGAAGATCGTCATGGCAGGGACCTCTGCCACCTGTGGCTCAAGGACGGTGTCTTCCAGGACGAATAG
- a CDS encoding CoA pyrophosphatase translates to MTLPGYEAQRRMSPSHREFVPPAGKGPPFTGAVLLLLYPGNQGELLIPLTVRTENVAVHKGQVSFPGGACEPQDASLTHTALREACEELGVCSDDVRIMGALTPLYIEPSNFHVHPFVGYQAQRPFFVPQAIEVFEVLETPISHFFDEKNIGSEDWLIGGTMRHIPYFDVYGHKVWGATAIILSEFVAILEGLRTRPDPGVQGTR, encoded by the coding sequence ATGACCCTGCCGGGGTATGAAGCCCAGCGGCGCATGTCGCCGTCGCATCGGGAGTTCGTGCCGCCCGCCGGCAAAGGTCCGCCTTTCACGGGAGCCGTTCTCCTGCTGCTCTATCCCGGGAATCAGGGTGAGCTTCTAATCCCCCTTACGGTCCGTACAGAGAATGTGGCGGTTCACAAGGGACAGGTCAGTTTCCCCGGAGGGGCCTGCGAGCCCCAGGACGCCTCACTGACCCACACCGCTCTTCGCGAGGCCTGTGAGGAACTGGGGGTTTGCAGTGACGATGTGCGTATCATGGGGGCGTTGACACCACTGTACATAGAACCGAGTAATTTTCATGTTCATCCCTTTGTGGGCTATCAGGCCCAGCGGCCGTTCTTTGTTCCTCAGGCCATCGAGGTCTTCGAGGTCCTTGAGACGCCCATCTCCCATTTCTTTGACGAAAAGAACATCGGGTCCGAGGACTGGTTGATAGGAGGGACTATGAGGCACATCCCCTATTTCGATGTCTATGGACACAAGGTGTGGGGGGCGACGGCGATCATCCTGAGCGAGTTCGTCGCAATTCTCGAAGGCCTTCGAACCAGACCGGATCCGGGCGTTCAGGGGACAAGGTGA
- a CDS encoding ketoacyl-ACP synthase III, which translates to MYINAISHYLPSTTVGNEHYTELNGLTDEWIFKRSGIRQRTRATDAENAHTMAIDAITPLVGKLPYQIADVDLIVGATYTPYDTVGTLAHAMQGHFNIPRAVAVTITSACSSFVNAIEIVEGYFATGKATKALVIASEHNFAYIEDDDRSGHLWGDGAGCAFISAGRCSPDDIEVVDVHTSGLGHIGKGIGAVNLRPSNGGLTMPHGRDVFVHACNFMAAEARDITEKNAYSLGDIDYLIPHQANARIMGHVAKALGLDNSRVISNIEDTGNTGCASTVICLSQNWERFIKNDLIVITVFGGGYSSGAMLLRK; encoded by the coding sequence ATGTATATAAATGCAATTTCACATTATTTGCCGAGCACGACAGTCGGCAACGAACACTACACCGAGCTTAACGGGCTCACCGACGAGTGGATATTCAAAAGGTCGGGTATCCGGCAAAGGACAAGGGCCACAGACGCCGAGAACGCCCACACCATGGCCATTGATGCCATAACGCCCCTTGTCGGCAAGCTTCCCTATCAGATCGCAGATGTCGATCTTATCGTGGGAGCGACATATACGCCCTACGATACGGTGGGTACCCTTGCTCATGCCATGCAGGGACATTTCAATATACCACGGGCCGTGGCCGTTACGATCACCTCGGCATGCTCCTCTTTTGTGAATGCCATCGAGATCGTCGAGGGATATTTCGCCACAGGAAAAGCGACGAAGGCCCTCGTCATCGCTTCGGAACACAATTTCGCATACATAGAGGACGACGACCGGTCGGGCCACCTCTGGGGGGACGGCGCCGGCTGTGCCTTCATTTCCGCCGGGCGATGCTCCCCCGATGACATCGAGGTCGTCGACGTTCACACCTCGGGTCTCGGCCACATCGGCAAAGGAATCGGGGCGGTAAACCTGAGACCCTCCAACGGAGGCCTTACCATGCCCCATGGGCGGGACGTCTTTGTCCACGCCTGCAACTTTATGGCGGCAGAAGCGCGGGACATAACGGAAAAGAACGCGTATTCTCTCGGGGACATCGACTACCTCATCCCTCATCAGGCAAATGCCAGGATCATGGGCCACGTTGCAAAGGCCCTCGGGCTGGACAATTCCAGGGTGATCTCGAATATAGAGGACACAGGCAATACAGGCTGTGCGAGCACCGTCATCTGTCTTTCGCAGAACTGGGAAAGATTCATAAAGAACGACCTCATCGTGATAACGGTCTTCGGCGGAGGCTACTCAAGCGGCGCGATGCTGCTCAGGAAATAG
- a CDS encoding nitroreductase family protein, with protein MDLLKAIQERRSVRKYRTDPVPDEILGEILEAARRSPSWANTQVCRFIVVSDSAVKEGLQDCLGPTNPARAAIIQAPVVICVAAKKGVSGCYRGTPTTNKGDWFMFDAGIAMEHIVLAAWNFGLGTVHVGSFDAKQAEAVLKIPEGYCIAEMAPMGYFDETPRETPRKPLAEIVFLNTFGEPYFR; from the coding sequence ATGGATCTTTTGAAGGCTATACAGGAAAGACGGAGTGTCAGAAAATACAGGACCGACCCGGTGCCCGATGAGATACTGGGAGAGATCCTGGAGGCCGCACGGCGGTCGCCTTCCTGGGCAAACACGCAGGTATGCCGCTTCATCGTCGTGAGCGACAGCGCAGTCAAGGAAGGGCTTCAGGATTGCCTTGGGCCGACAAACCCTGCCCGGGCCGCCATTATCCAGGCGCCCGTCGTCATCTGTGTTGCTGCGAAAAAAGGTGTTTCAGGCTGTTACAGGGGGACGCCCACGACGAACAAAGGGGATTGGTTCATGTTCGACGCTGGCATCGCAATGGAGCACATCGTTCTCGCCGCATGGAATTTCGGCCTCGGCACCGTCCATGTGGGCAGCTTCGATGCGAAACAAGCTGAAGCCGTCCTCAAGATCCCCGAAGGATACTGCATCGCCGAGATGGCTCCCATGGGCTATTTCGATGAGACTCCCCGTGAAACGCCGCGTAAACCTCTTGCGGAGATAGTCTTCCTTAACACCTTCGGCGAACCCTACTTCAGGTAA
- a CDS encoding NapC/NirT family cytochrome c — MPPRKDSERADFDAVIKRHVWRLIGIGTCLGAVIMVAIFSGYHFGGISYFCGSCHSMENNYFAWKASRHKQFACIECHVPRGSLAYSVAYKAYAGIRDVAGETMRTYPFTIKLTGHARTIANANCLRCHFSTVESTPMAKGAVDCMKCHRFLVHGRPMEQGGVGFE, encoded by the coding sequence ATGCCTCCCCGAAAAGACAGCGAGAGGGCCGACTTTGATGCCGTCATAAAGAGACATGTCTGGAGACTCATCGGCATAGGGACCTGTCTCGGGGCCGTCATTATGGTCGCCATCTTTTCGGGTTATCATTTTGGAGGGATCTCCTACTTTTGCGGCTCATGCCACAGCATGGAAAACAATTACTTCGCCTGGAAGGCTTCCAGACACAAGCAGTTCGCCTGCATAGAGTGCCACGTACCCCGCGGCAGCCTCGCCTACTCCGTGGCCTACAAGGCTTATGCGGGCATCCGTGACGTGGCGGGAGAAACCATGAGAACATACCCTTTCACCATCAAGCTCACGGGTCACGCACGAACGATAGCAAACGCCAACTGCCTGAGGTGTCATTTTTCCACCGTCGAGAGCACGCCCATGGCAAAGGGCGCGGTCGACTGCATGAAGTGTCACAGGTTTCTCGTCCACGGACGGCCCATGGAACAGGGAGGAGTTGGATTTGAATAG
- a CDS encoding metallopeptidase family protein → MTAGEDVVPDLSQGKQQMPVRLSEDEFDRIVAHAVNRIPHEIRKYLDNIVVTVKKRPSRQMMQEMEIYPDDAPLGFFQGVPLIARSATTPPLYPDMIYLFQEPLEDICETREELEEEIEVTVVHEVAHYIGMTEERLAELGYG, encoded by the coding sequence GTGACCGCGGGTGAGGATGTCGTGCCGGATCTCTCGCAGGGGAAGCAGCAGATGCCCGTTAGACTGAGTGAAGACGAATTTGACCGTATTGTCGCGCACGCCGTGAACAGGATACCCCATGAGATCCGTAAGTACCTGGACAACATTGTCGTCACCGTAAAAAAACGCCCGTCACGGCAAATGATGCAGGAGATGGAGATATACCCCGATGACGCTCCCCTGGGGTTTTTTCAGGGTGTCCCCCTCATCGCACGTTCGGCGACGACGCCTCCCCTCTACCCCGACATGATCTACCTCTTTCAGGAGCCCCTCGAGGACATCTGCGAAACCCGCGAAGAACTGGAAGAAGAGATCGAGGTGACTGTAGTTCACGAGGTAGCCCACTACATTGGCATGACGGAAGAACGCCTGGCGGAATTGGGATACGGGTAG
- a CDS encoding SH3 domain-containing protein — protein MKTRSIMVPGAIILVFLLFASSATALCVKVSKANLRSGPGKNHEVAWQVYMYMPLDKVGQSTNKLWYAVRDSDGDTYWIHKSLVTGKYRCAVVSVESARVRRGPGTRFSTVKESPARKYYTYRVISSKKGWLKLRDEWGDTGWIRKDLVWIR, from the coding sequence ATGAAGACAAGATCCATCATGGTGCCCGGCGCCATCATTCTGGTATTTCTTCTTTTCGCATCGTCCGCGACGGCGCTGTGTGTGAAGGTATCGAAAGCCAACCTGAGGTCGGGCCCCGGAAAGAACCATGAAGTGGCGTGGCAGGTCTATATGTACATGCCGCTCGATAAGGTCGGGCAGTCTACGAACAAACTGTGGTATGCCGTCAGGGATAGCGACGGGGACACGTACTGGATTCATAAGAGCCTGGTAACCGGCAAGTACCGGTGCGCCGTCGTGAGTGTGGAGAGCGCACGGGTACGCAGGGGACCGGGAACGCGCTTCTCGACCGTCAAGGAAAGCCCGGCCCGCAAGTACTATACCTACAGGGTCATTTCCTCAAAAAAAGGGTGGCTGAAACTCCGGGACGAATGGGGCGATACAGGATGGATAAGAAAAGACCTCGTCTGGATAAGGTGA
- a CDS encoding peptide-binding protein: protein MVNKKTLILICFVCLCLFLSCGRKKDATLYDAQGKPACGDMIITGSIGEPSNLIPILASDSSSHEIASYVYNGLVKYDKGLNIVGDLAESWDISKDNLSITFRLRKGVKWHDGSQFSARDVMYTYQVTVDPKTPTAYSGDFKLVRKAEVLDDHTFRVTYDKPFAPALISWSVAMLPRHLLEGKDITTSPLRRKPVGTGPFVFTEWVPGDRVILTANPDYFEGRPFIGRYMMKIIPDSATMFLELKNNSIDLMGLTPLQYVKQTDYPAFKREFNRYKYLAFAYTYIGYNLRHGLFRDKRVRQALAHAIDKQEIIDGILLGQGIEATGPFKPDMWAYNGAVKRYEYSPEKAIALLKEAGFERDDGGVLRKNGRPFEFTILVNQGNVVRIQSAELIQRRLSAIGITMKIRVLEWATLINDFIDKRNYEAVLLGWTIPNDPDLFDIWHSSKQGPKELNFIGFENKEVDDLLVSARHVLDRGERKKYLDRFQEVLSEEQPYTFLFVPYSTVALHRRFKAVEPAPAGIMYNFIKWYVPEDQMRYRSNAAVSP, encoded by the coding sequence ATGGTGAACAAGAAGACCCTGATCCTCATCTGCTTCGTCTGCCTCTGTCTCTTTCTTTCCTGCGGAAGAAAAAAGGACGCGACGCTCTACGACGCCCAGGGGAAACCCGCCTGCGGGGACATGATAATAACAGGCTCGATAGGGGAACCCTCGAACCTGATTCCCATCCTGGCCAGCGATTCATCGTCTCACGAGATCGCTTCCTATGTCTACAACGGTCTCGTCAAGTATGACAAGGGTCTGAACATCGTTGGGGACCTCGCCGAATCCTGGGACATCTCGAAAGACAACCTGTCCATAACCTTCAGGCTGCGAAAGGGCGTCAAATGGCACGATGGCAGCCAATTTTCGGCCCGCGATGTCATGTATACATACCAGGTGACGGTCGATCCCAAAACCCCCACAGCCTATTCCGGTGATTTCAAACTCGTCAGGAAGGCCGAGGTCCTCGATGACCATACCTTCAGGGTCACCTATGACAAACCCTTTGCTCCTGCCCTCATCAGCTGGTCCGTGGCGATGCTGCCCAGGCATCTCCTGGAAGGGAAGGATATCACCACCTCGCCTCTCAGGCGAAAGCCCGTAGGTACCGGGCCTTTCGTCTTCACCGAGTGGGTTCCCGGCGACCGCGTAATCCTTACCGCCAACCCGGACTACTTCGAGGGAAGGCCCTTTATCGGACGGTACATGATGAAGATCATCCCCGACAGCGCTACCATGTTCCTTGAACTCAAGAACAACTCCATCGACCTCATGGGCCTGACGCCCCTGCAATATGTCAAGCAGACCGATTACCCCGCGTTCAAAAGGGAATTCAACAGGTATAAATACCTCGCTTTTGCCTATACGTACATTGGCTATAATCTTCGCCACGGCCTGTTCAGGGACAAAAGGGTCCGCCAGGCCCTGGCCCACGCGATAGACAAACAGGAGATCATCGACGGGATCCTCCTCGGCCAGGGAATTGAAGCGACCGGCCCTTTCAAGCCCGACATGTGGGCATACAACGGTGCCGTGAAGAGATACGAGTACAGTCCGGAAAAGGCCATTGCGCTCCTCAAGGAGGCCGGATTCGAGCGCGATGACGGCGGAGTCCTCCGGAAGAACGGAAGACCCTTCGAGTTTACCATTCTCGTCAATCAGGGGAACGTGGTGCGTATCCAGAGTGCGGAGCTCATCCAGCGCAGGTTGTCCGCCATAGGCATTACGATGAAGATCCGTGTCCTCGAGTGGGCGACGCTCATCAACGATTTTATTGACAAGAGGAACTATGAGGCGGTCCTCCTGGGCTGGACGATACCCAATGACCCCGATCTTTTCGATATCTGGCATTCGTCAAAACAGGGACCGAAGGAATTGAACTTCATTGGTTTCGAGAACAAGGAGGTCGACGATCTGCTCGTCAGCGCGCGCCACGTCCTTGACCGCGGGGAGAGGAAGAAATATCTCGACCGTTTTCAGGAGGTCCTCTCCGAAGAGCAGCCCTACACGTTCCTTTTTGTCCCATACAGCACGGTGGCGCTCCACCGGCGTTTCAAGGCAGTGGAGCCGGCTCCGGCGGGCATCATGTATAATTTCATCAAGTGGTATGTTCCGGAAGATCAGATGAGGTACAGGTCGAATGCTGCGGTATCTCCTTAA
- a CDS encoding ABC transporter permease codes for MLRYLLKRLFFMVPMVFGITLISFAVIHLVPGEPGMLEAEMNPKVTKEARERIRAFYGLDKPVYVQYWTWFKRIVRLDFGTSFATDRRPVIDKIKERLPVTILINLLSMGLIFIFGIPIGIYCARYKDTIMDKLLTSFVFAGYAAPTFWVALLAMIFFGVYLEVFPVSGIKSYDFGEMNIFEKIFDVGWHLVLPVGISAVGSLAGISRYMKSSLLEVLRQEYITTAYAKGLPGSMVIRKHALRNALLPVITILGLSVPGLIGGSVIFESIFSIPGMGQLFYFSVMARDYPTIMGILVIGAFLTLVGNLIADVSYAVADPRIRIG; via the coding sequence ATGCTGCGGTATCTCCTTAAACGCCTTTTTTTCATGGTGCCCATGGTCTTCGGGATCACCCTTATCTCCTTTGCCGTGATCCATCTCGTGCCGGGGGAGCCGGGGATGCTTGAGGCAGAGATGAACCCAAAGGTCACCAAGGAGGCTCGTGAGCGTATCCGTGCATTCTACGGTCTCGATAAGCCAGTCTATGTCCAATACTGGACGTGGTTTAAAAGGATCGTACGTCTCGACTTCGGCACATCCTTTGCCACCGACAGGCGTCCTGTCATCGATAAGATCAAGGAAAGATTGCCCGTAACCATCCTCATTAATCTCCTGTCCATGGGGCTTATCTTCATTTTCGGTATACCTATCGGCATCTATTGCGCCCGCTACAAGGATACGATCATGGACAAGCTCCTGACCTCCTTCGTGTTCGCGGGATACGCCGCGCCAACTTTCTGGGTGGCCCTCCTTGCGATGATCTTCTTCGGTGTCTACCTGGAGGTTTTTCCCGTGTCGGGTATCAAGTCCTACGATTTCGGGGAGATGAATATCTTCGAGAAGATCTTTGATGTTGGCTGGCACCTGGTGCTTCCCGTGGGCATCTCGGCGGTGGGCAGTCTCGCAGGTATCTCACGGTACATGAAAAGCAGTCTCCTCGAGGTCCTGAGGCAGGAATATATCACCACGGCATACGCCAAGGGACTTCCCGGGAGCATGGTCATCAGAAAGCACGCTCTCCGCAACGCGCTCCTGCCCGTCATCACCATCCTCGGTCTTTCCGTTCCAGGCCTCATTGGCGGCAGTGTCATATTCGAAAGCATCTTTTCCATTCCCGGCATGGGTCAGCTTTTCTATTTCAGCGTCATGGCCCGCGATTACCCCACCATCATGGGAATCCTCGTTATTGGCGCTTTCCTGACGCTCGTCGGCAACCTGATAGCCGATGTCTCGTATGCGGTGGCAGACCCGAGGATAAGGATAGGATAG